AGGAGAAGAGAAAAATCAAAAGAAAGAATAGTCGTTTACAAATCGGCATATAGGCTCCCAGAAGTTGGAATGTCACTATTCTTAATTATAAATAATTTTTTTAATAAAAACAATTATCTATCTCTTCTATTTCAAACTAATTTAAAATGATTGCGAAATAAATCTGTTTCACATTCCAAAGCAATGATTTATGCTATGCGCAGAAATCATTCCTCAGCTATGCTAGTGTTTGTGTTGCAGGGAGATTTAACAAAGTGAATCAAGAAACATTTGAATTTGAGAATTTTACGGGATCTCTGGAGTTCCTTTTGCATTTAATCCAAAAAAACGAAATCGATATTTTTGAAATTCCGCTACGCAGAATGACTTCCCAGTATTTAGAACGTTTTAAGGATCAAGAGGATGCGCAAATTGATCAAGGCGCGGATTTTATTGCTTCAGCGGCCTCTTTGCTTTGGATGAAAAGTAAAACACTTTTACCCAAGCATGAGCAAGTTGAAGAGGAAGTCCTTGAGATTGAAGATCCTCATTTTGAAATTATTCACCACTTAGTCGACTATTGCCGTTTTAAAGATGCCGCCAAAGATCTTGCTGAAAGAGGTGACTCTCAAAGCGTTTATTATTCCCGTGGAATCGAACCCTCAGAAATTAAAAAGGGCATGGGATTAGCGCATCTTTCCTTAACAGATTTAGCCGCTCTCTTTCAACAAGCATTGACAAAATTTTCCGCACAAACAAAGGTTGTGCAAGAAGAAGTCTGGCGTGTTTCCGATAAAATCCGGCATTTGCGTGTAGAATTAAAAAAATCGGACAGATTCTTATTTGCAGATCTTTTAGCATGTGCATGTTCCCGTGACGAATTAATTGTGACTTTTTTAGCTGTGTTAGAACTGATGAAACTTGGGGAACTATCTGTATTTAAAGAAATTGAAACAAATTTAATTATTTTGAGCTCGCCCTCATCAACAAAAGATATGCATTGATTTATGACGAATGAAATTAATTTATTCGAGTCCACGTTAGAAACCTGCCTGATTAATACGTCTCGAGTAGAAGCGGCCAAAGCGGCTGAAGAAAAATATGATCGGGACCAGCAGTTACAAATGCGCAGGAAAATTAAACAAATTTTAGAAGCTTTGCTATTTGCCTCGAGCGAGACAGTTTCTTTCAATAAAATGCGCGAGATTATCGAAACTTTTTATCCGATAAAACCGCGTATGCTACGAGAAATTATCGAGCAACTTCAAGAAGAATATATTTCACAAGGAAGAGCTTTTCGATTAGAAGAAATTGCGCAAGGATTTGTCCTGCGTTCTTGTGAAGAATATGCCCCCTATATCCAAATGCTATTTAGGCATAAAAAGTCTGAAAAACTTTCTCAAGCTGCGGCGGAAGTCCTTGCAATCATCGCTTATCGACAGCCCATCACTCGTCCACAAATCGATGCTATACGCGGAGTAGATTCTTCTGGAACTCTCGTTAATCTTCTTGAGCGAGAGCTTATCGAAGCCGTTGGAAAATTAGAGGCTCCAGGACGACCTACCTTATACGCTATTACGCAGAATTTTTTAACTTACTTTGGATTACGGGATTTAAAAGATTTGCCACAATTAGATTTAGGGGCAAAAAGGTAGTCAATGACGGATACATCTAAGCCAGTATTACAGGTACGCCACCTCCATACATATTTTCAAGTTGGAAAAAAGCACTTCCCTGTTGTTCAAGATGTATCTTTTGATTTGCATGCCGGAAAAACGTTGGCAATTGTTGGAGAATCGGGCTGTGGAAAAACCGTGACAGCCTTATCGATTATGCGGATCCTTCCTGTTCCCCCTGCTTTGCATCCAAAAGGAGAAATTCTATACCGTAATCGCAATCTTTTAGAAATACCAGAAAAAGAGATGGCGCGTATTCGGGGAGCTTCCATTGCGATGATTTTTCAAGATCCCACCAATGCTCTGAATCCCGTATATACAATTGGAGAGCAGCTCTTAGAAGTTGTTGAGATGCATCTGAATATTTATGAGGATGAAGCAACTGCACGTGTCATAAAAGCTCTAAAAGATGTGGGAATATCTTCTCCAGAAGATCGATTGCAAGATTATCCTCACCAGCTTTCGGGTGGAATGAAACAGCGTGTAATGATTGCCATGGCCCTTGTTTGTGAGCCCGATATTCTGATTGCCGATGAACCAACTACAGCATTAGATGTGACCATTCAAGCGCAAGTATTGGATTTGATGCGTGATCTTCAGCACAAAAAAGGGATGGCTATTCTTTTAATTACGCACGATATGGGAATTGTAGCGGAGATAGCGAATGAGGTTGCTGTTATGTATGCCTCAGAAATTATCGAAAGAGGTCCTGTTGAGAACATTTTTGGGAATATGGCGCATCCTTATACCGTGGGATTGTTTAATTCCAGGCCTGGAGGAGATCATGAAAGAGGCCGATTAAATGTGATCAAAGGAGCTGTTCCTCCCTTTACACATTATCCAAAGGGATGTCGCTTTCATCCTCGTTGTCCCTATGTCATGGGAAAATGTAAAGAAGGGGAAGTTTTGAATTTTGCCATCGAGTCTAGCCTGCACGACACCAAGTGTTGGTTGTATGATCAAACTTCAGAAAGTCAAGATAGATTATTCCTCTTATCTCAAGCAAAACCGAAGGCATTGCGATGACAAAGACATTGCTGGAAGTGCGGAATTTGAAAAAGTTTTTTCCTGTCTATTCAGGGCTCTTTCGCCATCAAACAGCGGAAATTAAGGCTGTAAATGGGATTGATTTCAAAGTCGAAACGGGAAAAGTTTTGGGGATGGTTGGCGAGTCTGGCTCGGGCAAAAGTACGGCAGGACGTGCCGCTATTCGTTTGATTGAACCGACGGAAGGGCATATTTCTTTTTTAGGACAAGACCTATTAGCCATGAGTCATAGTGAACTGAAATCTGTTAGAAAAAATGTGCAGATGATCTTTCAAAATCCCTATTCTTCTCTAAACCCCCGTAAAACAATTGGAGAAGCCATTGGAGAAGGGCTTATCTATCATGGTTTAGTCAAAACGCGAGAAGAGCAGATTGAAACGGTGGCAGAAACGCTTGAGTCTGTCGGATTAT
This genomic interval from Parachlamydia acanthamoebae contains the following:
- a CDS encoding segregation and condensation protein A; the protein is MNQETFEFENFTGSLEFLLHLIQKNEIDIFEIPLRRMTSQYLERFKDQEDAQIDQGADFIASAASLLWMKSKTLLPKHEQVEEEVLEIEDPHFEIIHHLVDYCRFKDAAKDLAERGDSQSVYYSRGIEPSEIKKGMGLAHLSLTDLAALFQQALTKFSAQTKVVQEEVWRVSDKIRHLRVELKKSDRFLFADLLACACSRDELIVTFLAVLELMKLGELSVFKEIETNLIILSSPSSTKDMH
- the scpB gene encoding SMC-Scp complex subunit ScpB; translation: MTNEINLFESTLETCLINTSRVEAAKAAEEKYDRDQQLQMRRKIKQILEALLFASSETVSFNKMREIIETFYPIKPRMLREIIEQLQEEYISQGRAFRLEEIAQGFVLRSCEEYAPYIQMLFRHKKSEKLSQAAAEVLAIIAYRQPITRPQIDAIRGVDSSGTLVNLLERELIEAVGKLEAPGRPTLYAITQNFLTYFGLRDLKDLPQLDLGAKR
- a CDS encoding ABC transporter ATP-binding protein, with translation MTDTSKPVLQVRHLHTYFQVGKKHFPVVQDVSFDLHAGKTLAIVGESGCGKTVTALSIMRILPVPPALHPKGEILYRNRNLLEIPEKEMARIRGASIAMIFQDPTNALNPVYTIGEQLLEVVEMHLNIYEDEATARVIKALKDVGISSPEDRLQDYPHQLSGGMKQRVMIAMALVCEPDILIADEPTTALDVTIQAQVLDLMRDLQHKKGMAILLITHDMGIVAEIANEVAVMYASEIIERGPVENIFGNMAHPYTVGLFNSRPGGDHERGRLNVIKGAVPPFTHYPKGCRFHPRCPYVMGKCKEGEVLNFAIESSLHDTKCWLYDQTSESQDRLFLLSQAKPKALR